The Agarilytica rhodophyticola genome has a window encoding:
- a CDS encoding DUF885 domain-containing protein, translating to MKLNGVIKSWALVAVTASIIGCGKANVREDVAVQDTSPSQQLQQVIDDHWADNLARNPVFATTLGVRDYDQSLGRQSVAAMDDEVAAAKEFLARLEKIDIASLSADERLNAELLTLSLKNVIEAANFNGRLMLITNRGGWHTFFARLPEQLSFFSKSDYSSYIDRLNDFPRYNDEGIATLSAAIETGYTQSCEAMEGYEESIAAHIVAKTADSIFMKPFTKMPASIGEDEQSALKAAAEEAIENKVIPAYKRFYDFYLTQYNPKCRKASGLYGLAGADDYYAHRARMFTTTDMTPEQIHQLGLAEVKRIISEMEEVIKSVDFKGDRAEFVEFLRKDPQFYPKTGEELLRYAAYISKKADGALPKMFSVIPRMPYSVQAIPADIAEKTTTAYYEPPAGDGTRAGVYRVNLSKLDTRPLFEMEALSLHEAVPGHHFQIALAQELGELPAFRRFGGMTAFIEGWGLYSERLGLEMGFYKDPYSNFGRLSYEMWRACRLVVDTGLHAKGWSRQQAIDFMAENTALSLHNIESEVDRYITWPGQALAYKIGELKIRELRAMAEESLGDKFNVRYFHDAVLRNGAVPLTVLENLITDWVAEEKKRVN from the coding sequence ATGAAACTGAACGGGGTGATAAAGAGCTGGGCATTGGTAGCTGTTACAGCTTCGATAATAGGCTGCGGTAAGGCAAATGTGCGCGAGGATGTTGCTGTACAAGATACCTCTCCTTCGCAACAGTTACAGCAGGTTATCGATGATCACTGGGCCGACAACCTTGCTCGCAATCCCGTATTTGCGACTACCCTTGGGGTGAGAGACTATGATCAAAGTCTTGGACGGCAGTCGGTTGCAGCCATGGATGATGAAGTAGCTGCTGCAAAAGAGTTTTTGGCTCGCCTAGAAAAGATCGATATTGCCAGCTTATCTGCAGATGAACGTCTCAATGCCGAGTTACTCACTTTATCTTTAAAGAACGTTATCGAAGCGGCAAACTTTAACGGTCGCTTGATGCTTATCACCAACCGTGGTGGCTGGCATACTTTCTTTGCACGCTTACCTGAGCAGTTATCGTTTTTCAGCAAATCTGATTACAGCAGTTACATCGACCGCCTCAATGACTTCCCGCGCTACAATGATGAAGGTATTGCTACGCTAAGCGCTGCGATTGAAACTGGCTATACTCAGTCCTGCGAAGCGATGGAAGGCTATGAAGAATCTATAGCTGCTCATATCGTTGCCAAGACTGCCGACAGTATCTTTATGAAGCCCTTTACGAAAATGCCAGCTTCTATCGGCGAAGATGAGCAAAGTGCATTAAAGGCTGCTGCTGAGGAAGCTATTGAAAACAAGGTAATCCCCGCTTACAAGCGTTTCTATGATTTCTACTTAACCCAATATAATCCCAAATGTCGTAAAGCTTCAGGCCTTTATGGGCTTGCCGGTGCAGACGATTATTATGCTCACCGTGCGAGAATGTTCACCACCACTGACATGACGCCGGAGCAAATTCATCAGTTAGGTTTGGCTGAAGTGAAGCGGATTATTAGTGAGATGGAAGAAGTGATTAAATCTGTGGATTTCAAAGGAGATCGCGCCGAATTCGTTGAATTTCTACGCAAAGACCCACAGTTTTACCCAAAAACAGGCGAAGAACTTTTACGCTATGCCGCTTACATTTCAAAGAAAGCTGACGGTGCTTTGCCAAAAATGTTCTCGGTTATTCCGCGTATGCCTTATAGCGTGCAGGCAATCCCTGCTGATATTGCCGAAAAAACCACCACTGCTTATTATGAGCCACCAGCGGGGGACGGCACCAGAGCTGGGGTTTATCGTGTAAATTTATCTAAGTTGGATACTCGCCCACTGTTTGAAATGGAAGCCTTGAGCCTGCATGAAGCTGTGCCAGGTCATCACTTCCAGATTGCCTTGGCACAGGAATTAGGTGAACTACCCGCTTTTCGTCGCTTTGGTGGAATGACAGCATTTATTGAGGGCTGGGGACTTTACTCTGAACGTTTAGGTTTAGAGATGGGTTTTTATAAAGATCCTTACTCTAATTTTGGCCGATTATCTTATGAAATGTGGCGAGCTTGCCGCCTCGTGGTGGATACCGGCCTACACGCTAAAGGTTGGAGTCGACAACAAGCGATAGATTTTATGGCTGAAAACACTGCCTTGTCTTTGCACAATATTGAATCTGAAGTTGACCGTTATATTACTTGGCCGGGACAAGCTCTGGCTTATAAAATTGGCGAACTAAAAATTCGCGAGCTGCGAGCGATGGCGGAAGAAAGTCTGGGTGATAAGTTTAATGTACGTTACTTTCACGATGCTGTTTTAAGAAATGGTGCTGTACCTTTAACTGTCTTAGAAAACTTGATTACTGACTGGGTTGCTGAAGAAAAGAAACGTGTTAACTAA
- a CDS encoding histone deacetylase family protein: protein MTTAYISHPDCIKHDMGEGHAESPQRVTAVHEALTSSGLIEKLDSYQANLVTQEQLGRVHDQRYVDKIFATSPKEGRVALDPDTSMNPFSLRAAQLAAGAVVQACDMVMEGKADNAFCNVRPPGHHAEHNRAMGFCIFNSIAVGAAHAIKHHNLSRVAVLDFDVHHGNGTEDIFEDNDKVLLCQTYQSPFYPYTGCDSIDGHIINAALPAGMDSELFRMSIEELWLPQLHQFKPEMLFISAGFDAHEDDPLAQCKLHEDDYAWVTKILLNLAQQYCQGRVVSSLEGGYNLSALGKSALAHVEQLVKAHA, encoded by the coding sequence ATGACTACCGCATATATCAGCCATCCGGACTGTATTAAACATGACATGGGTGAAGGCCATGCCGAATCGCCACAACGAGTAACGGCCGTACATGAAGCCTTAACGTCAAGCGGACTCATAGAAAAACTGGACAGTTACCAAGCAAACCTTGTGACGCAAGAACAGCTAGGCAGAGTGCACGATCAACGCTATGTGGATAAGATCTTCGCTACTTCACCCAAAGAAGGCCGTGTTGCCCTGGACCCAGACACTTCGATGAACCCATTTTCTCTACGTGCTGCACAACTTGCAGCCGGAGCAGTTGTGCAAGCCTGTGACATGGTGATGGAAGGCAAAGCAGATAACGCTTTTTGCAATGTTAGACCTCCGGGCCATCACGCAGAGCACAATAGAGCTATGGGATTTTGTATCTTTAACAGCATCGCAGTCGGTGCAGCTCATGCAATAAAGCACCACAATTTAAGCCGTGTGGCAGTATTAGACTTTGATGTCCACCACGGCAATGGCACAGAAGATATTTTCGAAGATAATGATAAGGTACTTTTATGCCAGACCTATCAATCGCCGTTTTATCCCTATACAGGCTGTGATTCAATAGATGGCCATATTATCAACGCAGCTTTGCCAGCTGGGATGGACAGCGAATTGTTTCGTATGTCCATCGAAGAGCTTTGGTTGCCGCAGCTACATCAATTCAAACCTGAAATGCTATTTATTTCTGCTGGCTTCGATGCACATGAAGATGACCCTCTAGCACAATGCAAACTCCATGAAGATGATTACGCTTGGGTAACGAAAATACTGTTGAACCTTGCCCAGCAATACTGTCAGGGCAGAGTAGTATCTTCTTTAGAAGGTGGCTACAACTTGAGCGCACTAGGTAAAAGCGCTTTAGCTCATGTAGAGCAGCTTGTTAAAGCGCATGCTTGA
- a CDS encoding DUF5062 family protein, whose translation MKKLKNEKELVKKAIALGVKYGEERGVVEFEPTDSANEKIEYIYRLLVHDKVIQPIPEDQVSQKSLRHKLAIWASKHS comes from the coding sequence ATGAAAAAACTTAAAAATGAAAAGGAATTGGTTAAAAAAGCGATTGCCTTAGGGGTGAAATATGGTGAAGAGCGGGGGGTTGTGGAATTTGAGCCAACAGATTCTGCCAATGAAAAAATAGAATATATCTATCGGCTCTTAGTTCATGATAAAGTGATACAGCCGATCCCCGAAGACCAAGTGTCACAAAAATCCCTCAGACACAAATTGGCGATTTGGGCGTCGAAACACAGTTAG
- a CDS encoding DUF427 domain-containing protein, with protein sequence MKAVWNGQVLAESNNTVVVENNHYFPVSSLNMDYFAESDKKSTCFWKGEASYYSINVDGETNADAAWYYLSPKKAAIQIKDHVAFWRGVEIIE encoded by the coding sequence ATGAAGGCCGTTTGGAATGGACAAGTTTTAGCCGAGAGTAACAATACTGTAGTTGTCGAGAACAATCACTACTTTCCCGTATCGTCGTTAAATATGGATTACTTTGCAGAAAGTGATAAAAAGTCTACATGTTTTTGGAAAGGTGAAGCGAGTTACTACTCTATCAATGTCGATGGAGAAACTAACGCAGACGCCGCTTGGTACTATTTGTCGCCTAAAAAAGCTGCTATCCAGATAAAAGATCATGTGGCTTTTTGGCGCGGTGTCGAAATCATCGAATAG
- a CDS encoding methylated-DNA--[protein]-cysteine S-methyltransferase, which produces MQTIQIQYHDTPYGLLKLGAFENQLCMCDWQYRKMRSAVDSRLARGLKAAFKEEDCEVLKQTRCQLDEYFNRTREKFDIPLALVGTDFQKQVWQALIKVPFGSTSSYLELAQSINNEKAIRAVASANGANAISIIVPCHRIIGSNGSLTGYAGGLDAKKRLLLLEQQQDLFSSEQVEQMEI; this is translated from the coding sequence ATGCAAACCATCCAAATTCAATATCACGACACCCCCTACGGCTTACTAAAACTCGGTGCTTTTGAAAACCAGCTTTGTATGTGCGACTGGCAGTACCGCAAGATGAGAAGCGCCGTAGACAGCCGGTTGGCCAGAGGCCTTAAAGCCGCTTTCAAAGAAGAAGACTGCGAGGTTTTGAAACAAACACGATGCCAACTAGATGAATACTTTAATAGAACAAGAGAAAAGTTCGATATTCCTCTGGCGCTGGTAGGCACAGACTTTCAAAAACAGGTATGGCAAGCATTAATCAAAGTACCTTTTGGCAGTACTTCAAGTTACCTTGAATTGGCACAAAGTATTAATAATGAAAAAGCCATTCGCGCCGTAGCCAGTGCCAACGGCGCCAATGCCATATCCATTATAGTGCCCTGCCATCGCATTATCGGCAGCAATGGTTCTCTTACCGGCTACGCTGGCGGCCTCGATGCTAAAAAAAGATTACTCTTGCTCGAACAACAACAGGATTTATTTTCTTCTGAGCAGGTAGAACAAATGGAAATTTAG
- a CDS encoding efflux RND transporter permease subunit, producing the protein MSIAEYAITKKTISWMITLLLLIGGIVSFNDLGRLEDPAFTIKQAVVITQYPGASALEIEEEVTLPIENAIQQLPYVDKVISTSTPGLSQVEVEMKSIYRKDDLAQIWDEMRRKINDMQGQLPPGARMPIVNDDFGDVYGVFFAITGEGYSYHELSDYTDFLSRELVLVEGVGKVSIGGRLDEQVFIEIDRAKLSASGFSADSIRQLLTGQNLVNDAGHIEVGSEYLRIKTKSLSGDGLAALNSLLLGSSNGRLVYLSDVANLSRGYKDPARHLYRFNGKQALTLGVSFASGVNVVEVGKNITERLSELEYARPIGMQLQAIYDQPAQVESSVDNFIIGLGQAVVIVIVVLMFTMGWRPGVIMSLVLLLTIAGTFIVMGMFDINLHRISLGALIIALGMLVDNAIVITEGILISVQRGESRLQSAIRIVSHTRLPLLGATIIAITAFAPIGLSPDASGEFTGSLFWVLFISLLFSWVLAVSLTPFFCYLLFQENAQQQEEQNDPYAAGIYLSYRKLLDLTLKFRKTTMMVMFGLLVSALIAFTNVKQAFFPDSSLPMFLVDYWLPEGSSIQSTEADIKSLEKALLNIPEIKQVTATIGQGAQRFMLTYTPEKTYPSYAQLMIQTHSYDQLEGVREKVDEILFTSYPQAFTRFNRISIGPATAAKIEARLIGPDPKVLRSLGQEIIALLNSEPDAINIRQDWRERTKVVQPVFDDAAARRLGISQADLDVALNTNVSGQQVGTYRHGSEILPIIIRPPEKERRGIDQLEQVQVYSPVTQSYINIGQFVRGIDLNWEDPIIKRRDRKRTLAVLADPGPNSNAFALHQKIRGSIEAIELPVGYSLQWGGEFEAQEQANEAVFAFLPLGLLVMIVITVFMFNSVKQTLVIWITIPLAIIGVAYGLLLTSSAFSFTALLAVLSLIGMQIKNGIVLVEEIKRLKEEENFDWYQAICDAAVSRLRPVSMAALTTILGMIPLLTDVFFQPMAVTIMFGLGFATILTLIVVPVLFALFYSVKNTQ; encoded by the coding sequence ATGAGCATCGCAGAATACGCAATTACCAAGAAGACGATCTCTTGGATGATAACCCTCTTGTTGTTGATCGGCGGAATTGTCTCGTTCAATGATTTGGGACGTTTGGAAGATCCCGCTTTTACCATCAAGCAAGCGGTGGTTATTACTCAGTACCCTGGCGCTTCTGCGCTAGAAATAGAGGAAGAAGTTACCCTTCCTATAGAGAATGCAATCCAGCAACTGCCCTACGTAGATAAAGTGATTTCCACTTCTACACCCGGCTTATCCCAAGTCGAAGTAGAAATGAAAAGTATTTATCGCAAGGACGACCTTGCGCAAATTTGGGATGAAATGCGCCGAAAAATCAACGATATGCAGGGTCAGCTGCCGCCCGGCGCCAGGATGCCCATTGTCAATGATGACTTTGGTGACGTTTATGGTGTTTTCTTTGCCATCACCGGAGAAGGCTATAGCTATCATGAGTTATCTGATTACACAGATTTTCTCAGTCGTGAACTAGTGTTGGTGGAAGGTGTTGGTAAAGTTAGTATTGGTGGTCGTTTGGATGAGCAGGTCTTTATTGAAATCGACCGCGCTAAATTGAGTGCATCTGGCTTTTCGGCAGACAGCATTCGTCAGCTGTTAACAGGCCAAAACCTAGTTAATGATGCTGGGCATATTGAAGTGGGTAGCGAGTATCTACGTATTAAAACTAAATCCCTCAGCGGTGATGGGCTTGCTGCTTTAAATAGCTTGTTACTTGGCAGTAGCAATGGTCGTTTAGTCTACTTATCGGACGTGGCCAATCTATCGCGAGGTTACAAAGATCCGGCACGTCATTTATACCGCTTCAATGGTAAGCAAGCACTTACACTGGGTGTCTCTTTCGCAAGTGGCGTCAACGTTGTTGAAGTGGGCAAAAACATTACCGAGCGTTTAAGTGAGTTGGAATATGCGCGCCCAATAGGTATGCAGTTGCAAGCGATCTATGATCAGCCTGCACAAGTGGAAAGCTCTGTTGATAACTTTATTATCGGCCTAGGCCAAGCGGTTGTAATTGTGATAGTCGTGCTCATGTTTACCATGGGTTGGCGGCCAGGGGTGATCATGAGCCTGGTTCTTTTATTAACCATAGCCGGCACATTCATTGTCATGGGGATGTTCGATATCAACCTGCATCGTATTTCCCTGGGGGCACTTATTATTGCCTTGGGTATGCTGGTGGATAACGCCATTGTCATCACCGAAGGGATACTCATAAGTGTTCAAAGAGGGGAGTCGCGATTACAGTCGGCTATCCGTATCGTATCCCACACTCGATTACCCTTGCTAGGTGCGACGATTATTGCGATCACCGCATTTGCACCCATTGGCCTTTCTCCTGATGCCAGTGGAGAATTTACAGGTAGTCTGTTTTGGGTGTTATTTATCTCACTGCTTTTTAGCTGGGTTCTAGCTGTCTCGCTAACGCCGTTCTTTTGTTATTTACTGTTTCAAGAAAACGCCCAGCAACAAGAAGAGCAAAATGATCCGTATGCCGCTGGTATTTACTTGTCTTACCGCAAGCTATTAGATCTGACGCTGAAATTTCGTAAAACCACCATGATGGTGATGTTCGGTTTACTTGTCAGCGCCCTTATTGCTTTTACTAACGTCAAACAGGCATTTTTTCCTGACAGTTCGCTACCTATGTTTTTAGTGGATTACTGGTTACCCGAAGGTTCGAGTATTCAGAGCACTGAAGCCGATATTAAAAGTCTAGAAAAAGCTTTACTCAACATTCCAGAAATTAAGCAAGTAACGGCCACTATTGGTCAGGGTGCTCAGCGCTTTATGCTGACTTATACCCCGGAAAAGACCTATCCCAGTTATGCTCAATTAATGATACAAACCCATAGCTATGACCAATTGGAAGGGGTTAGAGAGAAGGTTGATGAGATTTTATTTACTTCTTACCCGCAGGCCTTCACTCGTTTTAACCGGATCTCCATAGGTCCCGCTACAGCGGCTAAAATTGAAGCTCGTTTGATAGGGCCTGATCCTAAAGTATTACGCTCTTTAGGGCAGGAAATTATCGCTTTACTAAATAGCGAGCCTGATGCCATTAATATTCGTCAGGATTGGCGAGAGAGAACTAAAGTTGTTCAACCTGTTTTTGATGACGCCGCAGCACGTCGTTTGGGAATAAGTCAGGCGGATTTGGATGTAGCATTAAATACAAATGTTTCTGGTCAACAAGTAGGGACCTATCGCCACGGTTCTGAAATTCTGCCCATTATCATAAGGCCGCCGGAAAAAGAGCGCCGTGGTATTGATCAATTGGAGCAAGTACAGGTGTATAGCCCGGTCACTCAAAGCTATATCAACATTGGCCAGTTTGTCCGCGGAATAGACTTGAACTGGGAAGACCCGATCATCAAACGGCGTGATCGTAAACGCACGCTTGCTGTGCTAGCTGATCCTGGACCAAACAGTAATGCCTTCGCTTTGCACCAAAAAATACGAGGATCAATTGAAGCCATTGAATTACCTGTAGGTTATAGCTTGCAATGGGGAGGTGAGTTCGAGGCGCAAGAGCAAGCTAATGAAGCTGTGTTTGCATTTTTACCCTTGGGCTTGCTAGTGATGATCGTGATCACGGTATTTATGTTTAACTCAGTCAAGCAAACTCTAGTTATATGGATCACAATACCTCTGGCTATTATTGGTGTCGCTTACGGCCTATTGCTCACCAGCTCAGCTTTTAGTTTTACCGCCTTGCTTGCGGTATTGAGTTTAATTGGTATGCAGATCAAAAATGGAATTGTGCTTGTCGAGGAGATTAAACGCCTCAAAGAGGAAGAAAACTTCGATTGGTATCAAGCGATTTGTGATGCTGCCGTAAGCCGTTTACGCCCTGTATCCATGGCGGCGCTCACTACGATATTGGGTATGATACCCTTACTGACCGATGTTTTCTTTCAGCCAATGGCTGTGACCATCATGTTTGGTTTGGGGTTTGCGACGATACTGACACTCATTGTTGTACCAGTATTATTTGCATTGTTTTACAGTGTGAAAAACACACAGTAG
- a CDS encoding efflux RND transporter periplasmic adaptor subunit — protein MKKGAITLVLMAIMLVNGCSKDTSEAIAARDIIRPAKILMAESFNKSGKRVYPGRVEASSKSDLAFRVGGQLKELHAVAGKRFKKGEILAALDESDYRNTLDDREAKYKFARSQFEKISELRKENYTSPTNVDEAEANLKEAEAALAIARDNLAYTQLVAPFNGIVAQVNIENYQVVNANQTVLQLNGDDSLDIRFSVPESLFGQVRKIEPNEGESICAVVRFNAYPEKSYKACFKEFESIPDRLTSSYSVVHSMPQIEDFRVLPGMAVSVELDLSFILKNDERGGVLVPLEAVFEEGETTWIWTIDSDMRVHKTRVAVSKIEGAKLLVTEGLTAGDSFVAAGVSFLQEDMQVKPLAKERGL, from the coding sequence ATGAAAAAGGGAGCAATTACCCTCGTCTTGATGGCAATTATGCTGGTCAATGGCTGCTCAAAAGATACTTCGGAAGCTATAGCAGCTCGCGATATTATTCGACCGGCAAAAATATTGATGGCAGAAAGTTTCAATAAATCAGGCAAACGTGTTTACCCAGGTAGAGTCGAGGCTTCGAGTAAGTCCGACCTAGCTTTTCGTGTTGGTGGTCAGTTAAAAGAGCTACATGCTGTGGCAGGTAAGCGTTTTAAAAAAGGTGAAATCCTCGCGGCGTTGGACGAATCTGATTATCGCAATACACTTGATGACAGAGAAGCGAAATACAAGTTTGCGCGTTCTCAATTTGAAAAAATCTCCGAGTTAAGAAAGGAAAATTACACCAGCCCCACCAATGTGGATGAAGCTGAAGCAAATTTAAAAGAAGCCGAAGCTGCTTTGGCTATCGCACGAGATAACTTGGCATACACGCAGCTTGTTGCGCCTTTCAACGGAATCGTGGCGCAGGTGAATATTGAAAATTATCAAGTGGTCAATGCTAACCAAACTGTTCTACAGCTTAACGGTGACGATAGTTTAGATATCCGTTTTAGTGTGCCGGAGAGTCTATTTGGTCAGGTGAGAAAGATAGAGCCTAATGAGGGCGAAAGTATTTGTGCTGTGGTTCGCTTTAATGCCTATCCGGAAAAAAGCTATAAAGCCTGCTTCAAAGAGTTCGAATCTATTCCCGATCGGCTCACAAGCTCCTATAGCGTAGTACATAGCATGCCGCAGATCGAAGACTTTCGTGTACTACCTGGTATGGCTGTATCGGTCGAATTGGATCTCAGCTTTATATTGAAAAATGACGAGCGTGGAGGTGTATTAGTTCCTCTAGAAGCGGTATTTGAAGAAGGCGAGACAACTTGGATATGGACAATCGATAGTGATATGCGTGTGCATAAGACCAGGGTCGCAGTCAGCAAAATTGAAGGTGCCAAATTACTTGTTACCGAAGGTTTAACCGCTGGCGACAGTTTCGTGGCTGCAGGGGTTAGTTTCCTACAAGAAGATATGCAGGTGAAGCCACTTGCCAAAGAGCGTGGACTGTAG
- a CDS encoding TetR family transcriptional regulator — MARKTKEESEKTYHSLLDAATTLFARQGVAKTTLNEIAKSAGMTRGAVYWHFPNKDAVIMALWKRDAGSVHDEVTATFTHLKPDSALKDFETLVKDMLKKATDDLKLTQALKIVTSSIEFTEEASELQLFLMQRKNELYDAMKKAVALLQEYQAITTKHSTDLLAASLWSYIIGMVDTHLEMSSEKIDIKNQADELIQLWIDSVTPNTAHLTQRC; from the coding sequence ATGGCACGAAAAACTAAAGAAGAGTCAGAAAAGACTTATCATTCACTTTTAGATGCAGCCACTACATTATTTGCCAGGCAAGGCGTAGCAAAGACAACGCTTAATGAAATTGCAAAAAGTGCAGGTATGACTCGTGGTGCGGTTTACTGGCATTTCCCGAATAAAGATGCCGTTATCATGGCCTTGTGGAAGCGTGATGCGGGTTCTGTTCACGACGAAGTTACGGCGACGTTCACTCACTTAAAGCCTGATAGCGCTCTCAAAGACTTCGAGACTCTTGTCAAAGATATGCTTAAAAAAGCCACCGATGATTTAAAGTTAACTCAGGCATTGAAGATCGTTACCAGTTCTATTGAATTTACTGAGGAAGCATCAGAGCTACAACTTTTCTTGATGCAGAGGAAAAACGAGCTTTATGATGCCATGAAAAAAGCAGTAGCCTTGCTTCAAGAATATCAAGCTATTACAACTAAACACAGCACCGATCTATTAGCAGCGAGCTTATGGTCTTACATTATAGGTATGGTGGATACTCATTTAGAAATGAGCAGCGAAAAGATCGATATTAAAAATCAGGCAGATGAATTAATTCAACTTTGGATTGATAGCGTTACGCCTAATACTGCACATCTAACTCAGAGGTGTTAG
- a CDS encoding copper chaperone PCu(A)C: protein MKYLNVMSVAIFLCVSALVHGHNYSAGKIDIDHPWASPTAIASVPAAVYLIIDNKGKKDDKLVSLSVEKDIAKVAEIHETTNKNGLLGMRKISEGLVIPAGGKIVFAPGEKHIMLKGLPKRLENGDKFSIVLNFEKAGPVDVSVYVEDNTK from the coding sequence ATGAAATATCTGAATGTAATGTCGGTTGCAATTTTTTTATGTGTCAGTGCATTAGTGCATGGTCATAATTATTCTGCGGGTAAAATTGATATTGATCATCCATGGGCTTCACCAACAGCAATAGCATCGGTGCCAGCAGCAGTGTATTTAATTATTGACAACAAAGGAAAAAAAGATGACAAGCTTGTGTCCTTATCTGTTGAAAAAGACATTGCTAAAGTGGCAGAAATCCACGAAACGACTAATAAAAATGGCCTTCTTGGGATGCGCAAAATCTCAGAAGGGCTCGTTATACCCGCTGGAGGAAAAATCGTATTTGCTCCGGGGGAAAAGCATATTATGTTAAAAGGTTTACCAAAGCGTTTAGAAAACGGCGATAAATTCTCGATTGTTTTAAATTTCGAGAAGGCAGGACCTGTCGATGTTTCTGTTTATGTAGAAGATAATACCAAATAA
- a CDS encoding transporter — translation MNLVRKHIGMYMLFALSPLVCADGAKLAGNAIVPDSHAPIGVMGDHTHSKGEWMISYRFMSMDMEDNLRGDDSVSPEEIVSTTANPFAGPPNLRVVPLQMTTQMHMLGMMYAPSDKLTLMAMLNYIDKEMDHLTFRGPSGTDRLGIFTTQTSGIGDTKIAALWSLVNHHDYKWHLNIGMSLPTGSIDESDDVLTPMNTRPTLRTPYAMQLGSGTYDFEPGITYTGNDSGKVAWGAQYRATIRLGENDEDYTLGDIHKLSGWGSYRFAEWISGSLRLTYRDQDSIDGRDITIAAPVQTANPDNYGGERIDLGIGFNLAAQSGHRVGFEYEVPIQQDLNGVQMEMQSMWTLGYQYAF, via the coding sequence GTGAACTTAGTTCGTAAACATATTGGCATGTATATGCTCTTTGCTTTATCACCACTGGTCTGTGCTGACGGAGCAAAGCTTGCTGGTAATGCTATTGTACCCGATAGCCACGCACCTATTGGCGTTATGGGGGATCATACACATAGTAAAGGTGAGTGGATGATTTCTTATCGTTTCATGTCGATGGATATGGAAGATAATCTGCGAGGAGATGACTCTGTTTCACCAGAAGAAATTGTCAGCACAACCGCCAACCCTTTTGCCGGCCCGCCCAACCTTCGCGTTGTGCCGCTGCAAATGACAACCCAGATGCATATGTTGGGGATGATGTATGCACCAAGCGACAAGTTAACACTGATGGCGATGTTAAATTACATCGACAAGGAAATGGATCACCTAACCTTTAGAGGGCCATCAGGCACAGATCGGCTTGGCATATTCACTACCCAAACCTCCGGCATAGGGGACACTAAAATCGCTGCCTTGTGGAGCTTAGTTAATCATCATGATTATAAGTGGCATCTCAATATAGGCATGAGTCTGCCCACAGGCTCTATCGACGAGAGTGACGACGTATTAACGCCGATGAATACACGTCCGACATTGCGTACACCCTATGCTATGCAATTAGGATCCGGCACTTACGATTTTGAACCTGGCATCACGTATACTGGCAATGACTCTGGAAAAGTAGCTTGGGGAGCACAATACCGTGCCACAATTCGTCTCGGCGAGAACGATGAAGATTACACCTTGGGTGATATTCACAAGTTAAGTGGTTGGGGTAGTTATCGCTTTGCTGAATGGATAAGTGGCTCGCTAAGACTTACTTATCGCGATCAAGATAGTATCGATGGCCGTGACATTACAATTGCCGCACCTGTGCAAACAGCAAATCCCGATAATTATGGTGGTGAACGTATCGACTTGGGCATTGGCTTTAACCTAGCCGCTCAATCTGGGCACCGCGTCGGATTTGAATATGAAGTACCAATCCAACAAGATTTAAATGGCGTACAGATGGAAATGCAATCTATGTGGACTCTCGGTTACCAATACGCATTTTAA